Proteins co-encoded in one Chroicocephalus ridibundus chromosome 6, bChrRid1.1, whole genome shotgun sequence genomic window:
- the LOC134517396 gene encoding phospholipid scramblase 2-like isoform X1, whose translation MLFCRTIISRSTAMQAHKPAPAPGFSNAGYAPGNQAPCDYPQQAPGTYQAPGVADAGSYGFQLQAMSPVPPGFAVPPGFAGPPIQNQPVMQEGAIWMPVPPPFPNCPPGLEYLTQIDQILIHQQIELLEILTGFETKNKYEIKNTLGQRVYFAAEDTDCCTRNCCGPSRPFTIHITDNLGHEVITLERPLRCSSCCFPCCLQELEVQAPPGTPVGYIVQNWHACLPKFTIQDEKRMDILKISGPCVVCSCCEDVNFEVKSVDESCAVGRISKQWTGLLKEAVTDADNFGITFPMDLDVKMKAVMIGACFLIDFMFFDHAGDKKQRAGVWQ comes from the exons atgttgttttgcagAACAATTATAAGCAGATCCACGGCAATGCAAG CACATAAACCTGCACCAGCACCTGGATTTTCAAATGCTGGCTATGCACCAGGAAATCAAGCCCCTTGTGACTACCCTCAGCAGGCACCCGGGACTTACCAAG CACCAGGTGTCGCAGATGCGGGGAGCTATGGCTTCCAGCTACAGGCCATGAGTCCAGTTCCACCTGGATTTGCTGTTCCACCCGGATTTGCTGGTCCACCCATCCAGAACCAGCCTGTCATGCAGGAGGGGGCAATCTGGATGCCagtccctcctccttttcccaacTGTCCTCCTGGACTGGAATACCTCACACAG ATTGACCAGATATTAATTCATCAGCAAATTGAACTTCTCGAGA ttttgactggctttgaaacaaaaaacaaatatgaaatcaAGAATACTCTGGGGCAAAGGGTGTACTTTGCAGCAGAGGACACTGACTGCTGTACCAGGAATTGCTGCGGGCCATCACGACCCTTCACCATTCACATCACAGACAACCTGGGCCACGAGGTGATAACACTGGAGAGACCCCTCCGGTGTTCTTCgtgctgctttccctgctgcttACAGGAG CTAGAAGTTCAGGCGCCTCCAGGAACACCAGTTGGTTACATTGTCCAGAACTGGCATGCCTGCCTGCCAAAGTTTACCATTCAAGATGAGAAAAGGATGGACATACTGAAAATCTCTGGCCCATGTGTTGTCTGCAGCTGTTGTGAGGATGTTAATTTTGAG GTGAAGTCTGTGGATGAGAGCTGTGCTGTCGGGAGGATCTCTAAGCAGTGGACTGGGCTTTTGAAAGAAGCCGTTACAGATGCAGATAACTTTGGAATCACATTCCCAATGGACCTTGATGTAAAAATGAAAGCTGTCATGATCGGTGCTTGCTTCCTTATC
- the LOC134517396 gene encoding phospholipid scramblase 1-like isoform X2: MQAHKPAPAPGFSNAGYAPGNQAPCDYPQQAPGTYQAPGVADAGSYGFQLQAMSPVPPGFAVPPGFAGPPIQNQPVMQEGAIWMPVPPPFPNCPPGLEYLTQIDQILIHQQIELLEILTGFETKNKYEIKNTLGQRVYFAAEDTDCCTRNCCGPSRPFTIHITDNLGHEVITLERPLRCSSCCFPCCLQELEVQAPPGTPVGYIVQNWHACLPKFTIQDEKRMDILKISGPCVVCSCCEDVNFEVKSVDESCAVGRISKQWTGLLKEAVTDADNFGITFPMDLDVKMKAVMIGACFLIDFMFFDHAGDKKQRAGVWQ; encoded by the exons ATGCAAG CACATAAACCTGCACCAGCACCTGGATTTTCAAATGCTGGCTATGCACCAGGAAATCAAGCCCCTTGTGACTACCCTCAGCAGGCACCCGGGACTTACCAAG CACCAGGTGTCGCAGATGCGGGGAGCTATGGCTTCCAGCTACAGGCCATGAGTCCAGTTCCACCTGGATTTGCTGTTCCACCCGGATTTGCTGGTCCACCCATCCAGAACCAGCCTGTCATGCAGGAGGGGGCAATCTGGATGCCagtccctcctccttttcccaacTGTCCTCCTGGACTGGAATACCTCACACAG ATTGACCAGATATTAATTCATCAGCAAATTGAACTTCTCGAGA ttttgactggctttgaaacaaaaaacaaatatgaaatcaAGAATACTCTGGGGCAAAGGGTGTACTTTGCAGCAGAGGACACTGACTGCTGTACCAGGAATTGCTGCGGGCCATCACGACCCTTCACCATTCACATCACAGACAACCTGGGCCACGAGGTGATAACACTGGAGAGACCCCTCCGGTGTTCTTCgtgctgctttccctgctgcttACAGGAG CTAGAAGTTCAGGCGCCTCCAGGAACACCAGTTGGTTACATTGTCCAGAACTGGCATGCCTGCCTGCCAAAGTTTACCATTCAAGATGAGAAAAGGATGGACATACTGAAAATCTCTGGCCCATGTGTTGTCTGCAGCTGTTGTGAGGATGTTAATTTTGAG GTGAAGTCTGTGGATGAGAGCTGTGCTGTCGGGAGGATCTCTAAGCAGTGGACTGGGCTTTTGAAAGAAGCCGTTACAGATGCAGATAACTTTGGAATCACATTCCCAATGGACCTTGATGTAAAAATGAAAGCTGTCATGATCGGTGCTTGCTTCCTTATC
- the LOC134517396 gene encoding phospholipid scramblase 1-like isoform X3 produces MSPVPPGFAVPPGFAGPPIQNQPVMQEGAIWMPVPPPFPNCPPGLEYLTQIDQILIHQQIELLEILTGFETKNKYEIKNTLGQRVYFAAEDTDCCTRNCCGPSRPFTIHITDNLGHEVITLERPLRCSSCCFPCCLQELEVQAPPGTPVGYIVQNWHACLPKFTIQDEKRMDILKISGPCVVCSCCEDVNFEVKSVDESCAVGRISKQWTGLLKEAVTDADNFGITFPMDLDVKMKAVMIGACFLIDFMFFDHAGDKKQRAGVWQ; encoded by the exons ATGAGTCCAGTTCCACCTGGATTTGCTGTTCCACCCGGATTTGCTGGTCCACCCATCCAGAACCAGCCTGTCATGCAGGAGGGGGCAATCTGGATGCCagtccctcctccttttcccaacTGTCCTCCTGGACTGGAATACCTCACACAG ATTGACCAGATATTAATTCATCAGCAAATTGAACTTCTCGAGA ttttgactggctttgaaacaaaaaacaaatatgaaatcaAGAATACTCTGGGGCAAAGGGTGTACTTTGCAGCAGAGGACACTGACTGCTGTACCAGGAATTGCTGCGGGCCATCACGACCCTTCACCATTCACATCACAGACAACCTGGGCCACGAGGTGATAACACTGGAGAGACCCCTCCGGTGTTCTTCgtgctgctttccctgctgcttACAGGAG CTAGAAGTTCAGGCGCCTCCAGGAACACCAGTTGGTTACATTGTCCAGAACTGGCATGCCTGCCTGCCAAAGTTTACCATTCAAGATGAGAAAAGGATGGACATACTGAAAATCTCTGGCCCATGTGTTGTCTGCAGCTGTTGTGAGGATGTTAATTTTGAG GTGAAGTCTGTGGATGAGAGCTGTGCTGTCGGGAGGATCTCTAAGCAGTGGACTGGGCTTTTGAAAGAAGCCGTTACAGATGCAGATAACTTTGGAATCACATTCCCAATGGACCTTGATGTAAAAATGAAAGCTGTCATGATCGGTGCTTGCTTCCTTATC